The sequence GTGAACACATGATAAACCACTGTGGTGGCTATTCTTCTTTCTCTATATCCTGTTTTCATATTTTGTCACCCTTCTGATTCATAATATACCCATTTCTTCTGTGTCTTGAAAAGTATCAGGGTCAAAAGCCCTACTACAAACACCATGAACCATGCCATTGCACAGCCATAGCCCAGCTTATTATACGTAAAGGAATTCTGGTACATGTATACTGTATAAAACAGGGTACTGTCCTTTGGTTTTCCCTGAGTAATAATATAGCTTTGGGTAAATGCCATAAAGCCGTTGATCAGCTGGTTAATCAGGTTAAAGAAAATCGTTGGTGTCAGCATTGGAATCGTGATCTTAAAGAAACGCTGAATGCCATTTGCACCATCTACGGTAGCCGCCTCATAAAGACTTACGGGAATCTGTTTTAACCCGGATAAAAATATGAGCATGGAAGAACCAAACTGCCAGACAGCAAGGATAATCAGGGTCCAGATAGCGGTATCCGCTCTACCCAGCCATGCAATGTCGGACGGCAGTCCAAATATACCTAATATTGCATTTATTACACCATCACTGGCAAACATCCGCTTCCATAGAATTGCCACAGCCACGCTGGAGCCAATGATGGAAGGTAGATAATAAACAGCCCTGTAAAAACCGGACATTTTAGTGCTTTTTACAAGCAGCATGGCTACAAGCAGAGCCATAAGAAGCCGGAGGGGAACCGAAAACAGAACATAGTACATGGTCACGCCAAATACCTTCCAAAACTTTGGATCCGCTGTAAACATGGCCTTGTAATTTTCCAGACCTATAAAAACCGGTGATTTTAAAATATTGTATCTGGTAAACGAAAACCCTAAAGAAAAAATCATTGGTACAGCCAGAAAGGCAAGAAAGCCTATAATGAAGGGCAGGATAAATACATATCCTGCAACCTTCGGTGTGTTCATTACCTGGGAAAATGTTTTTTTTCTTTTGGGGGTCATTTGATTGTTCTTCATCTAATTCCCTCCAGACTATTCTGTCACTATTTCGCTGCTTCTTCCAAAATCTTTTTCGCTTCAGGTACAAAGCTGGCTGCCGCTTCATCAGCGGATGTATCACCATAGCGGATTGCTTCTACTACGCTCTTGGTCAACGCCTCAACTTCACCCTTACCTGCTGGATCTGGAGCATCAATCGGTACCGCAATCTCAGAAACCTTTGCGACATAGTCAAATACTTTCTGTGCAACTGCATCTACCTTTGGTTTAATTGCATCAGCTACCTCAGTATTAACCGGGATTCCTCTTTCAGCCATAAGGATTTCATTACATTCTACGCTGTTGGTGAACCAGTCAAGAAACTTTGCAGCCTCCTCTTTGTTCTTGGAAGTTTCAGCAATGGAGAAGAACTGGCTTGGCTTTAAATACATATTCTGTGTGTCTTTGTTCAGAACCGGGTTCATCGTTACTTCTAACTCTCTTCCGGCTGCATTGGAAAGGCTGATAAACTGATTGGAATATGGGAAGTCATTCCATGTGGTCTCATCTACAATCGGTTTTGTTTCAATGTTATCCGGGTTCTTCTCAACAAGAATATCCGGTGCGATGGAGAATTCTGCTTTTTGGAATTTCTCCACATTGGCAAAATGTATCTTCGTAGAATCTTCCTTACCTGCCATTAACTCATCGAATATATGAGAACCATTGGCTCTTGCTGTCATCTGCAGCATATTGATCCAGCCGTCATAAGCGGTCTTTACCCCTGTTTTCTCGTATATGGTTTTGGAAATGTCATATAATTCATCATAGGTCATCTGCTCAGGAATGGTCACTCCTGCCTTTTCTACAATGGCCTTATCATAAACCATCATAGGAGCGTTGCTTCCAAGGCTGAGAGCATAACAGTTTCCATCGATAGAACCACTCTCAATGATGCTTGAAGGAATCTTTGAAGTATCAATAACGCCTGAGGACATGAATTCTGATAAATTAGCCAGCTGTCCGCTCTTCTGGTACTGGTTTAAGTAGGAATAGTCCATCTGGATGATATCCGGTAAGTTACCGCCGGCTGCCATTGCAGAAAGCTTATCCCAGTAACCGCCCCAGTCAGTAAACTCAACCTTGATATCCACATTTGGATTTTTACTCATGTATAAATCCGCTGCTTTTTTTGTTACGTCATTTCTGGTCTGATTGCCCCACCAGCAAATGTTTAAAGTTACCTTATCTCCTGATGCTGTCTTTGCGCCGTCATCTGCCTTTGTAGTTGACGCCTCTGTTGCAGCAGCCGCTGTCGTCCCGGAATCCACTTTTTCTGTCTTGGAACCACAACCGGCTAAAGATGTCGCTGCAATTAATGCAGCAAGTGATGTTGCTAGTAATCTCTTTCTCACTTGTAAAACCTCCCTTTAAGTTATTTGTGATATCCACATTTTATGGCAAATATGCACAATGGTAAAGTTAAAATGTGGCTTTTTATGATTAAAAAAACGGCTTTATGTAATTTTAGGCGGTTTTGCAATTCCTTTTTTTATCTTTTTACTATATAATACGATTACTTGGGAAAGGATATAAGATTATGAAAAGATGTACGTTCTGGTTTAATAACCTGTCTTTATACAAAAAAATACTGACCATTTTTCTGTTGGCCCTGCTGGCAGTTTGCATTACCTTCCTGATCAGCATCAGGATTCTCACCTCCCGCTATAATGAGGAGCTGTACCGCACCAATGCCAACTCCTTAAATCATGTGACCACTTATCTGGAATCGGAAATACAGCTGATCCAGAGCATATCATACAGCATGATCGGTGACCCCGTTCTTCAGGATAATCTGGTGTTTTTAGCGGAGAAACCTTACAGCAACCGGCGTGCCCAGGCCCGCCAGGAAATTTATCAGCAGCTTTATTCCTATGTTTACCGCAGCAAATATATAAAATCCATTAATATTATCCTGACTGACGGAACGAATATCTGTATGGGAAGCTCTGACGAGATCCTTAAGTTCGACCTTAGGGAGCTTGATAAAACAACCAGCGACTTAAAGGGACAAGCCACTTGGGCTCCTGGCATAGAGCCGGGAAACGATACGGTATGCGCCAGGCAGATATTAAAGCTTAAATACTTAAGCTTAAAAAAGCTGGCCGGGCTATACATTACGGTTAACATGGAGCGAATGATTGAGGACGGCTTAAAAAGTGCCGGGAGCCTTGTGGAAAACTCTAATTTCATCCTGATGTCAGGGGATAAGAGGATTTACCCTGCAACTGCCTTCCACGACGCGTACTGCGCGGAAATCATTGCCGACGGCAAACAGCAGGAAAACGCCTATCTCATTTCCACACTGGACAATAAAAAGGAATTTATCATAACCAGTCATGTTCCCTATGTGGGCTGGGATTATATTTATTTCAGGGATTATGATCCGCTTTTTTACAGAATTCAGCTTATGAGTCTTCAGATCATTATATTTACCGTCTTCATCATATTTATCACCGCAACCTATGTCAACCTGATTTTCCGCCATATCTTCCGCCACCTGGATTATTTGATAGAGAAGATTCAAAAGTTCGGCAGCGGGGAGTCCCTGGCCTGTGATGTGAAATGCTATGATTATGAAAACCGACAGGACGAAATCGGCCAGCTTCACCGGAGTTTTGATGAAATGACCCACAGCGTAAAGGTCCTGCGGGATGAAAATTATGACAAGCAGCTTCTGCTTAGGGATTCCACCATTAAGATGCTCCAGCAGCAGATCAATCCTCACTTTTTATACAATACCCTGGATACGATCAACTGGATGGCGCAGAAATACGGAGCCGAAGATATCTCGGTTATGGTTCGTTCCCTTGGGAATTTATTCCGGGCCTCCATTGCCGGACAAAAAGATATCATCCCCCTTGAAGATGAACTGGAGGTGCTGGATAATTACATCCGCATTCAGGAAATTCGTTTTAAGGACAGGCTTCACTTTGAGCTTAAGACCCCGGAGAACATTACCCATATATTCGTTCCAAAGTTTTGTATTCAGCCCCTGGTTGAAAACGCTTTAAAACACGCCATGGAGGATACGGATGAAATGTGCAGAATACAGGTCATCATAGAGGAAATGGAGAACGATTATGAGATCCGGGTATCCAACACCGGTTCCCGGTTTGAATCGGACCTTTTAGAAAAGATCAGGCACAAAGAGATCAAACCCCAAGGCTCCGGTGTGGGCCTGACCAACATTCATTCCCGGTTAAAGCTCCTCTATGGAGATCATTATGGCCTGAAATTTTATAACGAAAGAGACATGGCAGTGGTTATGCTGTCTATTCCTAAGGAAAAGGAGATTTGATATGTTGAGACTGATGATTGTAGATGATGAACAGATTATAAGAGAGGCACTTTCCCAAATGATCGACTATAAATCCATCGGCTATGAACTCATCGCCACTGCAAAAAATGGAATGGAGGCATACGATATCATCTGTGACGATTATCCGGATGTGGTGATTACGGATATCCGAATGCCTATCTTAAACGGCTTGGACCTTATTGAACGTTCCATAAAATCAGATTCCCATATTACCTTTATTCTCCTTTCCGGGTACAATGATTTTGAATATGCCAAACAGGCCATGAAATACGGGGTTCGTTATTATCTTTTAAAGCCAACCGATAAAAATGAACTGATCGAATCTCTGGTTTCCATAAGGAAGGAACGACTTCAGGAGGAAGAAAGCAGAAAAATGCAGCAGCAGGATTTCTTAAGAAGCCTTCATTTTCCCCTGGAGCAGAGCTTTATTATGGAGGCCCTGGAGCACCAGGATTCCTTTCCGGCCGTATTCCGCAAATACCAGGGCCTTTTATCCCTTCCGAAGAACTGCATTTATGCCTGTATCTGTTCCTTTGTGGAAGAAAGCTATATAAAAAGCTTTATCTGTGATGTCAAAAAGCTTTTAGATGCTTCCAAGGTTCCCCTGCAGTTCTCCATTGTTTATGTAAAAAACACTGCGGTCCTCATATTCCCGGCTTTTACTCTGGCAATACAGGAACGGATCGAAAGTGCCATAACCGAACTTCGGTACCCCGGTCAGTCCGTTACTTTTGAGGCGGAATTCCTTCACAGAGATTCATCTGATAAGCTTTTTCAGGAAATCATACAGAAGATCTCCCGTTTTGAACGGATCCTTCTCTTCAGTGAAGGAGGAGATGTCCACGAAATCAGAAACCATATTGCATCCCCCTGGATGATCAGCAGGCTTGAGAACTCTATCACCTCTGCAGAGGATATGGTGCAGGCTGAGGAGCTCCTTGACTCCGTTTTTATGGACTCCATTCCTTTATCTACTGCCAGAAACCTTGCATTAGGATTATTCCTTCAGATAGGGCCGGAACGGGAAAAGTTACCTGTAGACGCTGCCTGTGACTTTTTCCGTCGTCTCTATTCCTGCGATACGGTATCCGGGATCCGGGAACTTCTTCGTGTGGTACTGGTCCGGAAAGACACCGCATGCGGAACTCATAAGACCGGCTCCAACATCGCCCTTTTAAAAGCCTACATCAGAGAACACTTATACTCTGAAAATCTCTCCTTAAAGTGGCTGGCTGAGAATTATCTTTTCGTAAGCATAGGATACTTAAGCAAGCAGTTCGTAAAGGAAGAGGGAATGCGTTTTTCCGATTACTTAAACAAGGAGCGGATGGAGGAAGCCATCCGGCTGATGACCTATTATCAGAATGATAACATAAAGCACATTGCCCGCCAGGTAGGATTCGGCAGCAATCCCCAGTACTTCAGTCAGGTATTCAAGCGGTATACCGGCTACCCGCCGACCGAATATATAGAAAAGCTAAAAAGCAAGCATTAAACAAGCATGGAAAAGGAGAAAAATAGTGATGACAAACGAACAGCTACTTGAAAAAATCCATTTGGTTGTGGAGAAGCTGATGAATCTTGGAGGATATGACTATGATAAAGACAAGAGCGTCAGCAGTACTGATACAAAAAAAGGGCTTATCCAAAGAGATTTTGGCATAGAGGAGTGGGACTGGCCTCAGGGAGTCGGACTGTATGGCTTATATAAACTACAGGAATTTTACGGAGACAGCCGGTATCTCCCATTCTTTAAGAGATGGTACAGCGGCCACCAGAATAAGGGGCTTCCTTCTAAAAACATCAATACCACCGCTCCATTTCTACCCCTATCTTTTTTATACGAAGGCCTTGACAATCCAGAGGAATTTTACGATCTGTGCGTTCAGAGGGCGGACTGGCTCATCAACGACCTTCCAAAAACCCCGGACAATGGATTCCAGCATGTGACCAGCGCCATCGGAGACCGGGATGGTGTTAGTTTAAACAACGGGCAGATCTGGGTCGACACTCTGTTCATGTCCGTGCTTTTCTTAAACAGGATGGGATACATATCTGGGAACACCCTTTGTAAAGACGAAGCTCTTCATCAGTTCCTGGTCCATATCAAATATCTCTTTGATAAACAGACCGGCCTCTTCCACCACGGCTTCAGCTTTGAGCGCATGGATAACTTCGGTGGCATCTTCTGGTGCAGAGGGAACTCCTGGTTTACCTACGGGATCATGGAATATTTAGATACCTGCGGGGACGGCTTAGATAAAGGGATGAAGGCATTCCTGACTGACACCTTCAAATCCCAGGCCTCCGCCCTTTTACGCCTTCAGTCCCCATCAGGACTGTGGAACACTGTTCTAACCGATGATTTAAGCTACGGCGAAGTCTCCGGCTCTGCCGCCATTGCCGCCGGGCTTTTAAGAGGTGTGAAAGCAGGAATACTTGACGGCTCCTATAAGGCTGCGGCTGACCGGGCCATTGAAGCCATTTGCGCCAATATATCTGATGATGGAACTGTGTTAAATGTTTCGGCAGGAACCGGAATCGGCATGGATTCCGACCATTATAAGAACATCGCTATCATGCCCATGGCCTATGGACAGGCTCTTGCCCTGACCGCTCTGTGCGAAGCCCTGGAAAAGGAATGACCCTCCGGCAATACTGCCCGGTTAGGAAAGAAGGAACATGGCTGTACTCTTGCCATGTTCCTTCTTTTTATGCCTTTTAACCTTTTTATAACCTCGCTCTGCCATTCTTATGGCACTAGGCCTCTCCCCCATCCTTTCTGTATTTTAAGGGTGTCACATCCGTATGCTTTTTGAATACCCGCTCAAAATAGGTAATACTTTCAAATCCAAGAATTTCTGATATTTCCGTAATAGAATACCCGCTGTTTGCCAGAAGTTCTTTCGCCTTTCTCACTCTGGCCAGGTTTCTGTATTCATTTACAGAAAACCCGGTTACCTCCCGGAAGATTCTGCTTAAATAGGATTTGCTGATAAAAAATACCTCCGCCAGTTCCTCTAAGCTCTCCCCTGTCTCGCAGTGAAGTGTTAAATATTCCGCCACCTCATGCACTTTTCCATGCTTTGCAGTCTGAACAGTGGGAGGCATCTCCTTAAGTACAGTCTTCTTCCTGCTGCGGTAGACCATCAGTAAAATCTGGGAAAGCTTCAGTCTTACCATTATCTCATACCGCTCTTTCCGGTGAATCAGTTCCTCTGAAATCCCCAGCAGCAGCCCCTTCATTTCTTCCCATTCCACCTGGGAGAGCCTTGCCACTCCATAATAATCTCCAAACAGCTTCTCAAGGGAAGAGACCCCTGCCTGCTTAAGCCATGGCTCCAGAACTCTCCCGCTTAGCTGGAGAAGGATCCGGTCATGTCTCCTGCTTCCAGCCTGGCTCGTCTTATGGACTTGTTCCCGGTTTACCAAAACGACATCCCCTATTTTCACATAATAGGTTTCTTTCTCAATGAAATAGTAACGTTCCCCTTCCAGAAGAAAATAGAGTTCGTAGGTATCATGAAAGTGCTTCATTGTCATGGAATATTCCTGGTCCCGGACCACCTCATCAATGGTGATTCCCTCCATACTTTCCGAAAATATAGTTTTTTCCATCCCTGCCTCCAAAATAGTAGCCAAAAGTATGATTTTATTAAAAAAAGCCCCAATTATATAAGATTTCTAATACTATAATCCATTATAATGGTACTAATATGAACTTGCAACAATAACCAAGAAAACTTTTACAGAATTATTCTTTTAACAGGAGGAAACCCTTATGAAATATGCAAACAACAAAGTCAGCGATATTAATATCGCCTATATCGGAGGCGGCTCCAGAGGCTGGGCCTGGACCTTTATGACGGATCTGTCCATGGACGATTCCTTAAGCGGAACGATCCGTTTATATGACATCGATGAGACAGCCGCAAAAAATAATGAAATCATCGGTAACAAACTGACAAACCGAGAAGATACCACTGGAAAATGGAATTATGTCACCGCCTCCTCCTTAAAGGAAGCTTTAACGGGCTGTGACTTTGCTGTCATCTCCATTCTCCCCGGAACCTTTGATGAGATGGATTCAGACGTCCATCTTCCTGAAAGGCTTGGCATCTACCAGTCCGTAGGTGATACCGCCGGTCCCGGAGGAATGGTCCGTGCTCTCCGCACCATCCCGATGTTTGTGACCATCGCAGAAGCCGTAAAAGAATATTCACCAAATGCCTGGATCATCAACTACACAAATCCAATGTCCCTTTGCGTAAAGACTCTTTACCACGTATTCCCTGAGATCAAGGCTTTCGGCTGCTGCCATGAAGTATTCGGCACCCAGAAGGTTTTAAAGGGAATCTGTGAAGAAACCTTTGGCTTTGAAAACGTTGACCGCCGGGACATCAATGTAAATGTTTTGGGAATCAATCATTTCACCTGGTTTGACCAGGCTTCCTACAAGGGAATCGACTTATTCCCTATATACCGTTATTATATTGACGCTCACTACGAGGAAGGCTACAACGAACCGGATAAGAACTGGGCTAACAACAGCTTTGAATGCGCTCACAGGGTAAAGTTTGATCTTTTCCGCCGCTATGGCCTGATCGCTGCTGCCGGTGACCGCCATCTTGCAGAATTCATGCCCGGAAGCGATTACTTAAAAGACCCGGAAACCGTAAAGAGCTGGAAATTCGGCCTCACTACCGTTGCCTGGAGAAAAGAGGATTTAAAGAACCGTTTAGCTAAGAGCCACCGTCTTGCAGGGGGCGAAGAGGAAATTGAACTGAAAGCATCCGGAGAAGAAGGAATCCTTCTCATCAAAGCTTTATGCGGACTTGAAAAAACCGTGAGCAATGTCAATATCCCAAATTCCTTCTTGCAAATTCCTAACCTGCCGGCAGAGGCCGTCGTTGAAACCAACGCCCTGTTCAGCCGGGACAGCATTAAACCGGTGGTAGCTGGCGCCATTCCGGAGAATGTCCTTGAACTGATCGAGCCACATGTTGCCAACCATCAGCGGATCCTTAAAGCCGCTCTCACTCATGACCGCTCCCTGGTATACGAAGCCTTCTTAAACGATCCCCTGGTAAAAGACCGTGCAGGAGAAGAAGAAATCAAAAAGCTGGCAGATGATATGATCGAAAATACCCTGGCTTATCTGCCGGAGGGCTGGAAATAATATTAAAAAAATAAGGAGCTGCTGCAAAAAGCTAATCAAACATCAGATACTATATCTGATACAGATTGTCTTTTTTGCAGCAGCTCCTTATTCTATTTTAAGCCATTGCCCCAGTCTTTCTGGAGTAACCCGGCGTTTTGCTTAAACAGGCGTTTATTTCTCCAGAAATTTCAGGGTAAAATGTGCCTCCCCCTGCTCATCGATCTCCATAATCATGTAGGATGGCTTTCTCCCTTCCTGTCTGGGATAAGAAAGGCTGCCCGGGTTTAAGATCGTGATCCCGTTATGTACCTCATAAAAAGGCCTGTGGGTATGACCGTACATGGCAATATCAATTCCTCTATCCGCAGCTTCCTGCTCCAGGCGCTCAACCCCAAGGGATACATTATAATAATGTCCATGGGTCAGCAAAGCCCGGTACTTCCCTATTACCACTTCCCTCTCCCGGTCCAAATCCGAGAAAAAATCATTGTTGCCAAGAACCATCTGAAGCTCACAGCCTGCAGGAATCCAGCCCGCTATTTTGTCTTCGCTGCCTTCCGAGTCCCCCAGGTGGATCAGCATGTCCAGCGATTCGGTTTCTGCAATGATCTTATGTAAACTCTCATCTTTGCGGTGCGTATCACTGACAATCAGTATTTTCATTATTCTCTCCCTCCTGTAAAAGTTTCTTTAAGCCGACCTTTCATGGCCTCCAGAGCCTTTCCGCGGTGGCTGATCTTATTCTTCTGTTCCATGGTAAGCTGGGCGCTGGTTACGCCGAATTCCGGTATATAGAGGATGGGATCATAGCCAAAGCCTTCCTTTCCGGCAGGCTGGTCAGCCAAAAGCCCTTCCATGGATTCTTCCGTATGGAGCACCGTTCCATCAGGGAGCACTGCGGCGATATTGCAGACAAAACGGGCGCTTCTATCTCCGCCCTTAGCATGAGCAGCTCTGTCGAGGATATTCTGATTTTTGATCTCATAGGATGTGTCTTCTCCCATATATCTGGCAGAAAGGATCCCAGGCTCTCCATTTAAGCAATCCACAACCAGGCCGGAATCATCTGCAAGCACGATTCCTCCGGTTCTTTTCCACACTGCCCTGGCCTTTATCTCAGCGTTTTCCCCAAAAGTAGCTCCATCTTCCACAATATCAAGGCTTGCACCGGCCTCTTTCATGGAGAGGATCTCCATTCCTAAGTCTTTTAGGATCTCTCTGATCTCCCGCATTTTGCCTTCATTTCCTGTAGCAAATACGATCTTTTTATCGTTCATCTATTCCGTCCTCCATAAAACTTTTCACCAGTCTTTTGTGTATGCCTTTAAGCAAAGGTTACACCTTTTCTCTTCAGCCCGTTCCCATGACATGCCATCAGCACTGATATAGCCTTCTCCGTCTGTAACATTGACAAAGGTACGTCCATCTCCCGCATCATACTCAATGGCCGCAGGATGAACTGCACCCGGCGTAGTAATCTTTACGATAACTGCAAAGCGTTCCCCTGGGGAAAGTTCTAAGTCTTCCCGATGATTTCCCATAAGGGGCACCGTATAGTATCCTCCATAGTCAAAGCTTCCCCTGGTAAGAAGAACTTTCCGGTCAAAATCCTGACCATCCAAAATATCAGATTCTATTCCCGCATGACGGACTACATAAACCTCATAGGAAGTATGGGGACCTGTAGCATAAAAGCCTGCCGCTTCAAGGCTCTGGGAGGTTCCGGCCTCGTAAACATTAGAAAACCACACGGTATCTTCTCCATATCCCAGCTGGCCGACCCAGCCCCGGAGATCCGACTGATAAATGTGGTCATAATTGTCCGTGTCTTCCACAACCGTATAAACAATGTTATTCCTTCCAATATTGGAATCATAATAGGATACATAAAAATATCCCTGGTCTCCGAATCCATCTCCCCAGCTGTTCATACAGATAAATGCTCCATCTCCCTGAACTTCCCCATGAAAGTTCTCTTTCGGATAAGCATCGTCCCAGCCAATGATCACAGAATCATGGTTCGGAGGCTCTGTGCCAGTGTAGCAATAGGCGTAGGCCTCTTCATTATAGGCTTCAGACCGGATGTCCCCTTCCGCAAGGGAAGTATAAAGGGAACTTTGAACCCCTCCATACATAAGAACCGCCCATTTAATTTTTTCAAAATCTTTATCCGGCAGGATCTGGATCTCCTGAACATGCTTTACCGCTTTTAAGCCATCGGGGGAGATGCCGTCGCCGTATGGGTCGTCTGCTTCAAATACCGGTCCTCTCCAAGACAACAGATAGGCCATTGACATGGTATATTCCCCGCCCTCTTCCTGGGGAATACAAAACCCATTGTTCAAAGACATATGGTCTTCCGAAAATTCATAGGTTTCTTCGGGAAGCAGGGCCGCTTCCAAGGCCTGCAGTGAGGCAAAAGCCCAACAGGTTCCAATGGAACCCTGGTTTTTCACAGAAGGAACCCGGCCTTCTTTTCTCCCATCATAAAAGGCCGGGAGCTGCTCATTTATAATTTCCGATTTCGATGGCACCCCCCGGCTGTTCGCCTGTGCACTTCCCGGCTCTTTTAAATAATCCTGGTCTGCTTTATTCGCAGGAATGATCTCCGAACTGGGAATCCAGTATCCTGCAGAAAAACAGATGATCATCAGAAATAGGAAAAACCATCCTTTAATCTTCAACCGAATCTCCTTTTTTTTAAGAAAGTTCGATTCGCCTTTGGCTCATCGAAGCCTTGGGGGCTTTGGCCCCATAAACTGATAGAAATAGGTTTTCATCATACCATTATAAATTTTACGGTTTTTATCCGCCTTTCTGCCGATGTATTTCTCAGCTTCCTCGTAGGCAGTGATCATGTACAGGGACCAGGCATCAAGAGCCTTATACCGTTCTCCAATCTGCCGGTACAGCTCCGGTAAATTTTTCTTTTCCTCAATTCGTTCTCCATAAGGGGGATTCGTAATAATAAAACCGTACTTCTTTGGATGACTTAAGGCAGTCAGGGGTCTTTGCTGAAAGTGGATCATGTGATCCACTCCGGCTGACTCTGCATTAGCTCTGGCAGCCTTTACAATCTCACCGTCTATGTCATATCCCTGTATATCCACTTTGACATCTGAGTCCAAAAGGTCGTTTGCCTCATCCATTGTCTCATACCAGCACTTTCTTGGAATCAGGTTTTTCCAGTCTTCTGATAGGAAGGAACGGTTCATGCCTGGGGCCATATTGGCCGCCATCATGGCCGCTTCGATTACAAAGGTCCCGCTTCCGCAGAAAGGATCGACAAGAATCCGGTCCTTGTTCCATGGAGTCAGCATAATAAGGGCCGCAGCAAGGGTTTCCGTGATCGG is a genomic window of Lacrimispora sphenoides containing:
- a CDS encoding family 4 glycosyl hydrolase; this encodes MKYANNKVSDINIAYIGGGSRGWAWTFMTDLSMDDSLSGTIRLYDIDETAAKNNEIIGNKLTNREDTTGKWNYVTASSLKEALTGCDFAVISILPGTFDEMDSDVHLPERLGIYQSVGDTAGPGGMVRALRTIPMFVTIAEAVKEYSPNAWIINYTNPMSLCVKTLYHVFPEIKAFGCCHEVFGTQKVLKGICEETFGFENVDRRDINVNVLGINHFTWFDQASYKGIDLFPIYRYYIDAHYEEGYNEPDKNWANNSFECAHRVKFDLFRRYGLIAAAGDRHLAEFMPGSDYLKDPETVKSWKFGLTTVAWRKEDLKNRLAKSHRLAGGEEEIELKASGEEGILLIKALCGLEKTVSNVNIPNSFLQIPNLPAEAVVETNALFSRDSIKPVVAGAIPENVLELIEPHVANHQRILKAALTHDRSLVYEAFLNDPLVKDRAGEEEIKKLADDMIENTLAYLPEGWK
- a CDS encoding metallophosphoesterase family protein, producing the protein MKILIVSDTHRKDESLHKIIAETESLDMLIHLGDSEGSEDKIAGWIPAGCELQMVLGNNDFFSDLDREREVVIGKYRALLTHGHYYNVSLGVERLEQEAADRGIDIAMYGHTHRPFYEVHNGITILNPGSLSYPRQEGRKPSYMIMEIDEQGEAHFTLKFLEK
- the rdgB gene encoding RdgB/HAM1 family non-canonical purine NTP pyrophosphatase yields the protein MNDKKIVFATGNEGKMREIREILKDLGMEILSMKEAGASLDIVEDGATFGENAEIKARAVWKRTGGIVLADDSGLVVDCLNGEPGILSARYMGEDTSYEIKNQNILDRAAHAKGGDRSARFVCNIAAVLPDGTVLHTEESMEGLLADQPAGKEGFGYDPILYIPEFGVTSAQLTMEQKNKISHRGKALEAMKGRLKETFTGGRE
- a CDS encoding lectin like domain-containing protein, whose translation is MKIKGWFFLFLMIICFSAGYWIPSSEIIPANKADQDYLKEPGSAQANSRGVPSKSEIINEQLPAFYDGRKEGRVPSVKNQGSIGTCWAFASLQALEAALLPEETYEFSEDHMSLNNGFCIPQEEGGEYTMSMAYLLSWRGPVFEADDPYGDGISPDGLKAVKHVQEIQILPDKDFEKIKWAVLMYGGVQSSLYTSLAEGDIRSEAYNEEAYAYCYTGTEPPNHDSVIIGWDDAYPKENFHGEVQGDGAFICMNSWGDGFGDQGYFYVSYYDSNIGRNNIVYTVVEDTDNYDHIYQSDLRGWVGQLGYGEDTVWFSNVYEAGTSQSLEAAGFYATGPHTSYEVYVVRHAGIESDILDGQDFDRKVLLTRGSFDYGGYYTVPLMGNHREDLELSPGERFAVIVKITTPGAVHPAAIEYDAGDGRTFVNVTDGEGYISADGMSWERAEEKRCNLCLKAYTKDW
- a CDS encoding THUMP domain-containing class I SAM-dependent RNA methyltransferase, encoding MKKTFELIAPCHFGMEAVLKREITDLGYDIASVEDGRVTFIGDDEAICRANVFLRTAERVLLKVGSFHAESFEELFQGTKAICWEDFIPQDGKFWVAKASSIKSKLFSPSDIQSIMKKAMVERLKGAHGVEWFPETGSSYPLRVFLHKDEVTVGIDTTGDSLHKRGYRTLTSKAPITETLAAALIMLTPWNKDRILVDPFCGSGTFVIEAAMMAANMAPGMNRSFLSEDWKNLIPRKCWYETMDEANDLLDSDVKVDIQGYDIDGEIVKAARANAESAGVDHMIHFQQRPLTALSHPKKYGFIITNPPYGERIEEKKNLPELYRQIGERYKALDAWSLYMITAYEEAEKYIGRKADKNRKIYNGMMKTYFYQFMGPKPPRLR